One Halolamina litorea genomic window carries:
- the dcm gene encoding DNA cytosine methyltransferase: MSEDAPKAIDLFCGAGGLSQGLTDAGFDVLWGIDSEENTKPTYDHNHDHEMVVGDIRETEPPDLGLEEGDLDLVAGGPPCPTFSLVGRSKINSLEGQSTTTDERHQLYEDFLRFVDHYQPKAFLMENVKGMLSAQNDDGEDVVDVISAQMEELGYEVTVKLLDSADFGVPQHRERLFFIGNRIGAENPDMDQWKTHREPKNEEEKQIKFNDAGGPEEEDQESLQAFSDTEEKEFPHFEESPGQREPWNTVADAILDLPPVSPSGDTPPTHAEEYTMGPVSKYQYWIRGRPGPDDWEGRTLYNHECRGHNMRDLTLYKLLGEGTSYIIGDIPEEHQPYRSDIFPDKLKKQNPKEPSTTVVAHLYKDGHMFIHPTEARSITVREAARLQSFPDDFEFPVARTHAFKQVGNAVPALLAQALGTAVRKKVLGVEEEESATLEADD; encoded by the coding sequence ATGAGCGAGGACGCGCCGAAGGCGATCGACCTCTTCTGCGGCGCCGGAGGTCTCAGCCAAGGCCTCACCGACGCGGGCTTCGACGTTCTCTGGGGGATCGACAGCGAGGAGAACACGAAGCCGACCTACGACCACAACCACGACCACGAGATGGTCGTCGGCGACATCCGCGAGACCGAGCCGCCGGACCTCGGACTCGAGGAAGGCGACCTCGACCTCGTCGCCGGTGGCCCGCCCTGCCCGACGTTCTCCCTCGTCGGCCGGAGCAAGATCAACTCCCTCGAAGGCCAGAGCACCACCACTGACGAGCGCCACCAGCTCTACGAGGACTTCCTCCGCTTCGTCGACCACTACCAGCCCAAGGCGTTCCTGATGGAGAACGTCAAGGGGATGCTTTCGGCCCAGAACGACGACGGCGAGGACGTAGTCGACGTGATCTCCGCCCAGATGGAGGAACTCGGCTACGAGGTGACCGTGAAGCTCCTCGACTCCGCCGACTTCGGCGTCCCGCAGCACCGTGAGCGCCTCTTCTTCATCGGCAATCGCATCGGCGCCGAGAACCCCGACATGGATCAGTGGAAGACCCACCGGGAACCGAAGAACGAGGAGGAGAAGCAGATCAAGTTCAACGACGCCGGCGGCCCGGAGGAGGAAGACCAGGAGTCGCTTCAAGCCTTCTCCGATACGGAAGAGAAGGAGTTCCCGCACTTCGAGGAGTCCCCCGGGCAGCGCGAGCCGTGGAACACCGTCGCCGACGCGATCCTCGACCTCCCGCCGGTCTCGCCGAGCGGTGACACGCCGCCGACGCACGCCGAGGAGTACACGATGGGGCCCGTTTCGAAGTACCAGTACTGGATCCGCGGCCGACCCGGCCCCGACGACTGGGAGGGTCGCACGCTCTACAACCACGAGTGCCGCGGCCACAATATGCGGGATCTGACCCTCTACAAGCTGCTCGGTGAGGGGACCTCCTACATCATCGGCGACATTCCGGAGGAGCACCAGCCCTATCGGTCGGACATCTTCCCGGACAAGCTGAAGAAGCAGAACCCGAAGGAGCCGTCAACGACCGTCGTCGCCCACCTCTACAAGGACGGCCACATGTTCATCCACCCGACAGAGGCGCGCTCGATCACCGTCCGCGAGGCAGCTCGTCTCCAGTCGTTCCCCGACGACTTCGAGTTCCCCGTCGCGAGGACGCACGCGTTCAAGCAGGTCGGGAACGCCGTGCCGGCGCTGCTGGCGCAAGCCCTCGGTACCGCCGTTCGGAAGAAGGTCCTCGGCGTCGAAGAAGAGGAATCGGCGACCCTCGAAGCAGACGACTAG
- a CDS encoding tyrosine-type recombinase/integrase yields the protein MMTEEYDGKEGRRVWLSRSEVEQLLGVADDPLRKVAFRLGAEVGLRSHEVVSVRPEHVVDGGAAGQMLVVPEGKGEKLREAPIPDSLADTIDAAASFGGVDDDEVLVDRSTRALRNWVEGARDELASTTGEGRWRHLTFHDLRRTWAGQLANADVDQTVALRWGGWNDLDTFLNHYRGEATEKAQARERGKVGWL from the coding sequence ATGATGACCGAGGAGTACGACGGCAAGGAGGGTCGGCGGGTGTGGCTCAGTCGGTCGGAGGTCGAGCAGCTCCTCGGCGTCGCCGACGACCCGCTGCGGAAGGTCGCGTTCCGCCTCGGCGCCGAGGTGGGCCTGCGCTCCCACGAGGTCGTCTCGGTCCGCCCCGAGCACGTCGTCGACGGCGGCGCGGCGGGGCAGATGCTCGTCGTCCCCGAGGGCAAGGGCGAGAAGCTACGCGAGGCGCCGATCCCCGACTCGCTGGCGGACACGATCGACGCCGCGGCGAGCTTCGGCGGCGTCGACGACGACGAGGTGCTCGTCGATCGCTCCACCCGGGCGCTCCGGAACTGGGTCGAGGGCGCTCGCGACGAGCTGGCGTCGACGACAGGCGAGGGTCGGTGGCGCCACCTGACGTTCCACGATCTCCGACGGACGTGGGCGGGTCAGTTGGCTAATGCGGATGTGGATCAGACGGTGGCGCTTCGTTGGGGCGGGTGGAACGACCTCGATACGTTCCTGAACCACTACAGAGGTGAGGCGACGGAGAAGGCGCAGGCGAGGGAGCGCGGGAAGGTGGGGTGGTTGTAG
- a CDS encoding AbrB/MazE/SpoVT family DNA-binding domain-containing protein codes for MATKSRPSRAAAEAKTGSDSDVVPLGQRTLGTNDGTFTVSLPKEMVERLGMEKGDDLEIGYDAGADEFRVREAEDFDGWD; via the coding sequence GTGGCGACGAAATCTCGGCCCAGCCGGGCGGCGGCTGAAGCGAAGACTGGTAGCGACTCCGATGTGGTCCCGCTCGGTCAGCGGACCCTCGGCACCAACGACGGCACCTTCACCGTCTCACTCCCGAAAGAGATGGTCGAGCGGCTCGGCATGGAGAAGGGCGACGACCTCGAGATCGGCTACGACGCCGGCGCCGACGAGTTCCGTGTTCGGGAGGCGGAGGACTTCGACGGGTGGGACTGA
- a CDS encoding AbrB/MazE/SpoVT family DNA-binding domain-containing protein: protein MSEDGYAGSRKVLERGGSLTVGIPKAIVDRYGIEKGDDVFWSDREGADRPMFIPPGRAELDPAGAGVA, encoded by the coding sequence ATGTCTGAAGACGGCTATGCGGGCTCACGGAAGGTGCTGGAACGCGGTGGGAGTCTCACAGTGGGTATCCCGAAGGCGATTGTCGACCGCTACGGGATCGAGAAGGGCGACGACGTGTTCTGGAGCGACCGGGAAGGCGCCGATCGGCCCATGTTCATCCCGCCGGGGCGGGCAGAACTGGACCCGGCGGGCGCAGGGGTGGCCTGA
- a CDS encoding ribbon-helix-helix domain-containing protein yields MHRMDGGGLMGRMDHNPTQRVSFGCPEDDLDILDEIAEDEDTSRSALLRELVAERVAERRDTSDDLFMPEDEELRNAYRTLLDVADERIRGAGLRLTVEEAKNALYDNRTPKDAVMSKYIRPLKPDFVQIDSDMSNVWVTVRPPTPIHSTTGATGAPADD; encoded by the coding sequence ATGCACCGTATGGACGGAGGTGGCCTGATGGGGCGCATGGACCACAACCCGACCCAGCGCGTCTCCTTCGGCTGTCCCGAGGACGACCTCGACATCCTCGACGAGATCGCCGAGGACGAGGACACCAGCCGATCGGCGTTACTGCGCGAACTCGTTGCCGAACGGGTCGCCGAGCGCCGCGACACTAGCGACGACCTGTTCATGCCGGAAGACGAGGAGCTGCGGAATGCCTACCGAACGCTCCTCGACGTGGCCGACGAGCGCATCCGGGGTGCTGGCCTCCGGCTCACCGTCGAGGAGGCCAAGAACGCGCTCTACGACAACCGCACGCCCAAGGACGCCGTGATGAGCAAGTACATCCGGCCGCTGAAGCCGGACTTCGTCCAGATCGATTCGGACATGAGCAACGTCTGGGTGACCGTTCGGCCGCCGACGCCGATCCACTCGACGACGGGAGCCACGGGGGCACCAGCCGATGACTGA
- a CDS encoding DUF7553 family protein has translation MASHFEDARYYMGRAVDHAKAGVREEVESVEQRVRKLTGTEKEPEPGRLEKLQADLQELEGRAEGEAREAVETARERLTAYREKRSE, from the coding sequence ATGGCCAGCCACTTCGAGGACGCACGCTACTACATGGGTCGGGCGGTCGACCACGCCAAAGCCGGCGTCAGAGAGGAGGTGGAGTCGGTCGAACAGCGGGTCCGGAAGCTGACCGGCACCGAGAAGGAACCGGAACCGGGCCGACTGGAGAAACTGCAGGCGGACCTGCAGGAGTTGGAGGGACGCGCCGAGGGCGAGGCCCGCGAGGCCGTCGAGACCGCCCGCGAGCGGCTGACGGCCTACCGCGAGAAGCGTTCGGAGTGA